In Bradyrhizobium sp. WBOS07, the genomic window CACATACATCGCAAGACGCTCGAGCCCGTAGGTGAGCTCGCCCGCGACCGGCGCGCATTCGAAACCGGCGACCTGCTGGAAGTAGGTGAACTGGCTCACCTCCATACCGTCGCACCAGCACTCCCAACCGAGGCCCCAGGCGCCCAGCGTCGGGCTCTCCCAATCGTCCTCGACGAAGCGGATATCGTGCACGGCGGAATCGATGCCGATCGCGGCCAGCGACTTCAGGTACAGCTCCTGAAGGTTCGGCGGCGACGGCTTCATGATCACCTGGAACTGGTAGTAATGCTGCATCCGGTTCGGATTCTCGCCGTAGCGGCCGTCCTTGGGCCGGCGCGAGGGCTGCACATAGGCCGCGTTCCAGGGCTTCGGCCCGAGCGCGCGTAGCGTGGTCGCCGGATGGAAGGTGCCCGCGCCCATCTCCATGTCGTAGGGCTGCAGGATCACGCAGCCCTGCTCGGCCCAGAACCGCTGGAGCGCGAGGATGAAGCCCTGGAACGAGCGTTCCGGGCGCATATGGGCGGGCAAGGAGGCGTCCATCGTCAGATCGGGCTCTCGCGGGGGTTTTGAATCGCGCGGGACCGTATCGACGGCGGGGGTGGGAATCAAGGCAAAGGGGCCTTCTTACCTCTCCCGCTTGCGGGAGAGGTCGGCGCGGAGCGCCGGGTGAGGGCTTTCTCCTCTTGGGGGTTCTCGCTTGTGGAGAGAACCCCCTCCCCAGCCCTCCCCCGCAAGCGGGAGAGGGAGCGCACCGAGTATGGGGGCTAACCCGGCCTGTACGCCCCGGTGACGGGGTCACGCTTCAGCTTCTGGATATCCCCCATGCGGGCGGTCTCGGCGACGCGCGACAGGCGCATCTCCTCCAGCTCCTGGTTGATCTTGACGGCGGTCTTGTAGGCCCAGCGGACCACGGCAAGCCCACCCAGCACGCCCGCAAAAGCGACGAACGGCGGCATCGGTCGATCCTTGTCTAGTGCTCAGCCCCCACGCGCATTGTCGCGCAGTCCGGGCCGCGCCGCAATTGGCATGGCGAGGGGCGAAATGGCGCGGGACGGCGCCGGCTAGAACCCGAATTTCGCCCAGATCGCCCGCGTCTCGACCGCCGAGATCAGATCGTCCGGCAACCGGGCGATCGATTCCAGCGCCGAAAGCTGCCCTGCGCCGGGCGATTTCCGTCCCAAAAGGCCGGACAGCAGCCCGGTCGGCTGCGCGATCACGGGGGTGAGAACCTTCTCGCCATAGCGGGCACGAAGAGTTGAGCGCAGATCGCCGATGCTGTCGGCAAGCCCCAGCGCGACCGAACTGTCGCCGGCCCAGTATTCGCCCGTGAACAGCGTATCGTCCGAGCCCTTGAGGCGCGCACCGCGGCTCTCCTTCACCAGCGAGATGAAGATCTGGTGGATCTCGCGCTGGATCGCCTTCAGCTTGGCGACGTCTTCAGGATTTTCGGGCAGGAACGGGTCGAGCATCGCCTTGTGCTCGCCCGACGTGTAGAGCCGCCGCTCGATTCCGAGTCGCTTGATCGCCTCCTGGAAGCCGAAGCTGCCGCCGACCACGCCGATCGAGCCGAGGATCGATGAGGGATCGCAGATGATCTCGTCGCCGGCGCAGGCGATCATGTAGCCGCCGGAGGCCGCAACGTCCTCGACGAACACCAGCACCGGCAGCTTCTTCTCCGCCGCGAGCTGCTTGATGCGCAGATAGATCTGGCGCGACTGCACCGGCGAGCCGCCGGGCGAATTGATCACCAGCGCCACCGCCTTGGCGTGACGATACGAGAACGCGCGCTCCAGCACTCTCGCGACTCCCGCAAGCGTCAGACCGGGTCGCAGCGGCGTCACCGCGCCGATCACGCCCGATAGCCGCACCACCGGCACCACCGCGGTGCCGGGGCGGAAGCGCGCCGGCAGATATTGCATGAGCTTGTCGGCCAGGCCGGAACTCTCACGATCGTTCAATTGTTCGGCCATGCCGTTACCTCTGATTAACCATTTTTTATCACGCGACTGTCATTGGAAGTGCCTGGAACGTGTTTTGCAGATTTTCCCTTGGGAGGCTGCAATGAGGCGGCGGAGAACACCATGAAAATCTATCTTCTGATGCTGCTGATCGGCGCGCTGTTCATGGCGATCCGCCTGACCTCGCCGCACGAGCAGCGATCGGAATCGCTTCCCCGGTAAGCCGTCAAGGTTCCACCAGCGGCAAGGCCGCTCTCCCCTCCAAAATCTCCGTCATCTCGCTGCTTGATACGCGCGTCTCGTCGTTGAGCATGAGGCCCGGCAGCAATCGCGTCGGGGCCCGGCCGCCTTTGACCGCGCGCACCAGCACGCGGATCGCAGGCCGCCCCGCTTCGCCGTGAACCGGCAGGATCGCGAGGCTGCCAAAGCCGCGCGACAATGCCGCCAGGACGTCGGCGATGCCGTCCGCACGCCAGATCAACGTCAGCACACCGTTCGATCGGAGGATGCGCCGCGCTGCATGCACCCACGCATGCAGAGTCTCCTCCGTCGCCACATGCGCGATGTGACGCGCCTGATCCGGCGAGCCGCGATGCCGGGCCGGATCGTTGAACGGCGGATTCATCAGCACCACGTCGACGCTGTCGGGCGGCAGCCCATTCGCGGCAAAGGCCTCGGCGCCGGAAGTGACGTCGAGCACGATCGTCTCGGCGGCGATCGCATTCGCCGCCGCGTTGCTGCGCGCGAGCCCGGCCAGCTCCGGATCGATCTCGACCAGGCTGAGGGCGACCCCGGGGACGCGGCTGGCGAGCGCCAGCCCGGCCGTCCCGACGCCGGCTCCGAAATCGATCACGCGGTCTCCGCTGCGGGCCTCGGTCGCCGCCGCGAGCAGGATGGCGTCATGCCCGGCGCGATGGCCGGACCGCTTCTGCCTCAGGCGTAACCGGCCGCCGAGAAAGGCGTCCTCGGTAATATCTGCAGCCTCACTCATCGCCGCGCAGTTCGTGGCTGAGGCCGGCTTGGGTGAGGAGTTCCCTCGCCTCCTGGACATCGTCCTCATGGACGAGGATGCGCCGTGGCAAGATTCCGAGCGAGCCCTCGATGATGCTCATGTTCTGGTCGAGCACCAGATGATGGATATTGGCGCCATCGAGCAGCGCGCCGATCGCCGACACCAGCACCATGTCGTTGGTCCGAACCAGTTCACGCAAATCCCAGGTCTCCTGCCTGAAAACGGGGCAGCGGCAAATGTCAATGGTTCCGCAGCACTTGCCGCACCCGCCGCCAGTTTCTATTGTCTTTCCGTCAGAATAGCCCTTCCGGGGCAAATATTGGAGACCGGCGTGGCCGTCATCGTACCTTTCGAAACTCCCGGCGCGTCGATCGAACAGCTCGTTGCCCTTGTCGCCCCTGACATGGAGCGCGTCAACGCCACGATCCTGTCGCGGACCGGCTCCGACGTGACCATGATCCCGGAGGTCGCCAACCATCTGATCTCCTCCGGGGGCAAGCGGCTGCGGCCGATGCTGACGCTCGCCATGGCCAACCTCGCCGGCTACACCGGCGACGGCCACATCAAGCTCGCTGCCTCCGTCGAGTTCATGCATACCGCCACGCTGCTGCACGACGACGTCGTGGACGAGAGCGAGATGCGCCGCGGCAAACTGTCGGCGCGCATGCTCTGGGGCAATGAGGCCAGCGTCCTGGTCGGCGACTTCCTGCTCGGCCAGGCCTTTCGCATGATGGTCGAGGTCGGCTCGCTCCGCGCGCTCGACATCCTCTCCGCGGCGGCCGCCACCATCGCCGAGGGCGAGGTGATGCAGCTCGCCGCCGCCAAGAACACCGCGACCACCGAGGACGAATATCTCGCCGTGATCCGCGGCAAGACCGCTGAGCTATTCGCCGCCGCCTGCGAGGTCGGCCCCGTCATCGCCAACCGCCCGAAGGCGGAGCAGACCGCCTGCCGCTCGGTCGGCATGAATCTCGGCATCGCCTTCCAGCTCGTCGACGACGTGCTCGACTATGGCGGCAAGAGCGCCAAGCTCGGCAAAAACACCGGCGACGATTTCCGCGAGGGCAAGATCACCCTGCCCGTCGTGCTCGCCTTCCGCCGCGGCAACGACACCGAGCGCGCCTTCTGGATCCGGGCGCTGGAGCGCGGCGAGATCGGCGATTCCGATCTCGATCACGCCATCGGCCTCATGAACAAGCACCGCGCGCTGGAGGACACGCTGAGCCGCGCCCAGCACTACGGCGCCATGGCCGTCGACGCGCTGGCGCTGTTCCCGTCCTCGCCGATGAAGAGCGCGCTGGAGCAGGTGGTGGCGTTCTGCCTGGCGCGGTCGCACTAGGCGGCTAGAGCTCCTATCATCGCGGCACAATCGTTGACCCGTCATCCTGAGGCGCGAGTGACGCGATGCATTGCATCGCGCCGCGAGCCTCGAAGGATGCACGGCCAAGCTGCAGCTGGGCCTTCGCCCTTCGAGGGCCGCCGAAGAAGCGGCCGCCTCAGGTGACGGTGATGGACTGCAGCGCGCTGCATCAACATCGTCATTGCGAGCGAAGCGAAGCAATCCAGAATCCCTCCGCGGAAACAGCCTGGATCGCTACGCTCGCAATGACGGAGCAAGATGCAGCAGCACCACTCCCTCTCATGTCCCGGACGCGCAGCAGCGTGAAACGCTGTTGTGCAGAGCCGGGACCATGCGACACCCAGAGATCAGCAACATGGGCCCCGGCTCTGCAGCGCAGCGCTGCACCGGACGATGCTTCGCATCGCCGGGGAAGCGCTGCGCTCCGTCCGGGACGCGAGAGCGGCGCAGCCTCGGCCCCGCCTGCCTAGTCACTTGCATTTTGCAAGCCACTTGCCTAACTTCCGCCCATGCAGCCCAAATCCCCCTCCATCCAGGAATGCCCGGTCGGCCGTGCCGTCGAGACGGTCGGCGAGTGGTGGAGCATCCTGATCCTGCGCGATGCGTTTCAGGGCGTGACGAAATTCGACGAATTCGCGCAGAGCCTCGGCATCGCGCCGAACATCCTGTCGCGTCGCCTCGCCCATCTCACCGCATCGGGCATGTTCGTCCGCCGCCGCTATCATGAACGGCCGCCGCGTTACGAATATGTGCTGACGGACAAGGCGCGGGACTTCTTTCCCGTGATCGTGGCGCTGCTGGCCTGGGGCAACAGCCACCTCGCGCCCAAAGGCGAATCCATCGTGCTGGCGAACCGCAACGACCGCCGCCCGCTTGATCCGGTCGTGGTCGACGCCGCCGACATGCAGCCGATCACGCTCGCCAATGCGGTCGTGATCGCAGGTCCCCGCGCCAGCCGCGGGATGCGCACACGGCTCGCTTCGCTCAAGGCCATGAACCCGGCCGTCGCGCCGGCTGGAGACTGACATGCGCCGTATCGTCGTCACGGGAATGGGCGCGGTGTCGCCGCTGGCTTGCAGTGTCGAGCTGTCCTGGCGCCGGCTGCTCGCCGGCCAAAGCGGGTTGCGCCCGCTGCCCGAATGGGCGCAGGTGCTGCCGGCACGCATTGCCGGGCTCGTGCCTGACAAGGCCGACGATGCAGACGGCGGCTTCGATCCCGCGCAAGCTGCCGCGCCAAAAGACCAGCGCAAGATGGACCGCTTCATCCTGTTCGCGCTGCTCGCCACGGCAGAAGCAGTGGCGCAGGCGAGATGGACGCCGCAGGACGCAGGCGCGCTCGAGCGGACTGCGACGATCATCGGCTCCGGCGTCGGCGGCTTCCCGGCGATGGCGGAGGCGGTGCGCATCACCGAGCAGCGCGGCGTACGCCGGCTGTCGCTGTTCACGATCCCCTCGTTCCTGGCCAACCTCGCCGCCGGCCACGTCTCGATCAGATACGGCTATAAGGGCCCGCTGGGCACACCGGTC contains:
- a CDS encoding glycine--tRNA ligase subunit alpha; amino-acid sequence: MDASLPAHMRPERSFQGFILALQRFWAEQGCVILQPYDMEMGAGTFHPATTLRALGPKPWNAAYVQPSRRPKDGRYGENPNRMQHYYQFQVIMKPSPPNLQELYLKSLAAIGIDSAVHDIRFVEDDWESPTLGAWGLGWECWCDGMEVSQFTYFQQVAGFECAPVAGELTYGLERLAMYVQGVDRVYDLNFNGRDGDQKVTYGDVFLQAEQEYSRHNFEHADTAMLFEQFKMAEAACRKYLDAGWRDGGNKKQHLMALPAYDQCIKASHVFNLLDARGVISVTERQSYILRVRELAKACGEAWIHTEAGGAA
- a CDS encoding S49 family peptidase is translated as MAEQLNDRESSGLADKLMQYLPARFRPGTAVVPVVRLSGVIGAVTPLRPGLTLAGVARVLERAFSYRHAKAVALVINSPGGSPVQSRQIYLRIKQLAAEKKLPVLVFVEDVAASGGYMIACAGDEIICDPSSILGSIGVVGGSFGFQEAIKRLGIERRLYTSGEHKAMLDPFLPENPEDVAKLKAIQREIHQIFISLVKESRGARLKGSDDTLFTGEYWAGDSSVALGLADSIGDLRSTLRARYGEKVLTPVIAQPTGLLSGLLGRKSPGAGQLSALESIARLPDDLISAVETRAIWAKFGF
- a CDS encoding tRNA1(Val) (adenine(37)-N6)-methyltransferase, with the translated sequence MSEAADITEDAFLGGRLRLRQKRSGHRAGHDAILLAAATEARSGDRVIDFGAGVGTAGLALASRVPGVALSLVEIDPELAGLARSNAAANAIAAETIVLDVTSGAEAFAANGLPPDSVDVVLMNPPFNDPARHRGSPDQARHIAHVATEETLHAWVHAARRILRSNGVLTLIWRADGIADVLAALSRGFGSLAILPVHGEAGRPAIRVLVRAVKGGRAPTRLLPGLMLNDETRVSSSEMTEILEGRAALPLVEP
- a CDS encoding DUF2007 domain-containing protein produces the protein MRELVRTNDMVLVSAIGALLDGANIHHLVLDQNMSIIEGSLGILPRRILVHEDDVQEARELLTQAGLSHELRGDE
- a CDS encoding polyprenyl synthetase family protein produces the protein MAVIVPFETPGASIEQLVALVAPDMERVNATILSRTGSDVTMIPEVANHLISSGGKRLRPMLTLAMANLAGYTGDGHIKLAASVEFMHTATLLHDDVVDESEMRRGKLSARMLWGNEASVLVGDFLLGQAFRMMVEVGSLRALDILSAAAATIAEGEVMQLAAAKNTATTEDEYLAVIRGKTAELFAAACEVGPVIANRPKAEQTACRSVGMNLGIAFQLVDDVLDYGGKSAKLGKNTGDDFREGKITLPVVLAFRRGNDTERAFWIRALERGEIGDSDLDHAIGLMNKHRALEDTLSRAQHYGAMAVDALALFPSSPMKSALEQVVAFCLARSH
- a CDS encoding helix-turn-helix domain-containing protein produces the protein MQPKSPSIQECPVGRAVETVGEWWSILILRDAFQGVTKFDEFAQSLGIAPNILSRRLAHLTASGMFVRRRYHERPPRYEYVLTDKARDFFPVIVALLAWGNSHLAPKGESIVLANRNDRRPLDPVVVDAADMQPITLANAVVIAGPRASRGMRTRLASLKAMNPAVAPAGD